One Campylobacter concisus DNA window includes the following coding sequences:
- the obgE gene encoding GTPase ObgE produces the protein MFIDSVKLTLSSGHGGAGAVSFRREKHVILGGPDGGDGGDGGDVYFVCDNNTHTLANYKGKKAMRASDGEAGMGKRMTGKKGESLELIVPPGTAVYDAQTNELLCDMVEEGQRTLFLKGGKGGLGNFHFKNSINQAPEYAQKGMPEESVEVRLELKLIADVGLVGFPNVGKSTLISAVSNAKPQIANYEFTTLTPKLGLVEVDQFSGFVMADIPGIIEGASDGRGLGVQFLKHIERNKILLFMIDSANYRSMSEQFSVLKDEVAKFSSVLASRDYAIALTRVDAAENLDENIKEFMKNINLEPNQVGKFIYKQDLYSFDAKKPYFVLPISSATNENIDELKFALLELLKKD, from the coding sequence ATGTTTATAGATAGCGTGAAATTAACCCTAAGCTCAGGCCATGGCGGAGCTGGTGCAGTAAGCTTTCGCCGCGAAAAGCATGTCATTTTAGGCGGCCCAGACGGCGGAGATGGCGGTGACGGCGGAGATGTATATTTTGTCTGCGACAACAACACCCACACACTGGCAAACTACAAGGGCAAAAAGGCGATGAGAGCGAGCGACGGCGAGGCTGGCATGGGCAAAAGAATGACTGGCAAAAAGGGCGAGAGCCTAGAGCTCATCGTGCCACCAGGAACGGCGGTCTATGACGCACAGACAAACGAGCTGCTTTGCGACATGGTAGAGGAGGGGCAAAGGACGCTATTTTTAAAAGGCGGCAAGGGCGGACTTGGAAATTTTCACTTTAAAAACTCTATCAACCAAGCCCCAGAATACGCTCAAAAGGGCATGCCAGAAGAGAGCGTAGAGGTCAGGCTAGAGTTAAAACTGATAGCTGACGTGGGGCTTGTTGGCTTTCCAAATGTCGGCAAATCAACCCTCATTTCAGCCGTCTCAAACGCCAAACCACAGATCGCAAACTATGAATTTACCACGCTTACGCCAAAGCTCGGACTTGTCGAGGTCGATCAGTTTAGTGGCTTTGTCATGGCTGACATCCCTGGCATCATCGAGGGAGCGAGCGACGGACGCGGTCTTGGTGTGCAGTTTTTAAAGCACATCGAGAGAAATAAAATTTTGCTTTTTATGATAGATAGCGCAAACTACAGAAGTATGAGCGAGCAGTTTAGCGTGCTAAAAGATGAGGTCGCTAAATTTTCAAGTGTGCTTGCTAGCAGGGACTATGCTATCGCGCTCACCAGAGTCGATGCGGCTGAAAATTTAGATGAAAATATAAAAGAATTTATGAAAAACATAAATTTAGAGCCAAATCAAGTTGGTAAATTTATCTATAAGCAAGACCTATACAGCTTTGACGCGAAAAAACCATACTTTGTTTTGCCAATCTCATCAGCGACAAATGAGAACATCGATGAGCTTAAATTTGCACTGCTTGAGCTACTTAAAAAGGATTAA